From Nocardia sp. NBC_00416:
TCGCTACGGCCGACGCGCAGATCGGCGGGCACGCGCTCGGGTTCGGTGCCGATGGGCGTGGGGAACCGCAACGCCCGGCCGTTCGGTTCGAGGAACAGCCCCCACAATTCGGGACCGTACAACTCGTTGACCGGATCGTCCGGGTCATCCAGGTCGACGGCGCGGAAGATGCCCCGCCCCGGGTCGCGCAGTTCGATCCATGAGCTGCCGTCGCCGCGGACGTGTCGCACCAGCCAGAAGGCGTGGCCGACGTCGCCGTGCGGGCCGGTTCCGGACACGGTCGGGTCGAACAGCAGCACCGACATCCGATTTCCGCTGCCCGGCTGGTCTTGCCGCGATGGCGGGGTCGAATCCTGGAGCTTCCCCCAGTTGTCCAGGATCCGGGCCATTTCGCGGACCCCGCCGAGGCGCCGGGCCCGACCGCCTACGACGTCCTCGATATCCCGGACGAACGTCCCGCCGGCGCCGGTACTCGCCGGCATCGGCAGGTCTCGACCGGTGATACCGCGAACATCCGCCGCCACCTGCGGCCAGCACAGGTTGAGTTCGTGCGCCCACGGCAGTGATTCGAACGGCGCCACCGCGGCATCCGCCGCAAGACCCGGCGGCGGCAGCCGGTGCAGGAACTTCCGGCCCACCTTGTCGATATCCCCGGTCGGGCTCTGCAGATCGCTCACCGACACCGACCAGCCGGGCGCGGCTCCGGCGAGCTGCCGCTCCAGTCCCCGCAGCGCGGCCGCCGCCGCGTGGTAGCCCCCGATCGCCGCGGCCAATCGGGTGTTGTTCCGATCCCAGTCGGGGAAACCGTAGCGCTCCGCGGATTTCATCAACTCCCGCACCCGCGCCACTTCGGGTGAAGGCCGAGACGACTGCAGCTCTGCTATATCGGCGTCCACCGAGCCGGCGACGGTGCGCAATGTCCGCAGTGCGGCGAGCCACTTCCGAGTGGCGGCGGCGTGCTCGCGCAACAACTCGCGCACGTGCGGTTGCCGCCCCGGATCCTGCGTCAGGGCCGCCAGTTCGACGAACCGCGAGAGCACCCGGTCCGCCTCGTGATACCGCAGCACCGCCGCCCACAGCGCGACATCGACGCGGGTGATATCTGCCAGGCCGCCGAGCCGCGCCATCCCCTCGAGGGACCGCAACTCCTGTTCATGATCCGCCGACTTCAGCGCCGCCAGGTCCACCGGGATCAGCTCACCGCTGATCAGAGCTTCCATCTTCGCCGCTGCCGCATCGCGTTCGGCGATCACCGCGTCGTAGTCCTGCCGCAGTTCGGCCGGAATATCGAGCTCACGAACCGGTGGGCCCGCGGAATCCGGTTCGGGGGCGCGCGCCAGGCGTGCGTCGCCGGGTGCGACCACCTCGCCGTTCCCGTCGAAAAGGACAACCGAGACGCCCCGCAGCTGCGCGTCCTGCGACGGACGCGGCTCGAAGACCTCCATATGCGCCAGATCGCGGCGGATCCTCACCACCGGCCCGCCGGCGTTCTTGGTCAACACCTCGACCTGGTTGATCCCCATCCGGTATTCCCGGTGCACGACCATGGTGGCGGCGCCGGGCAGCCGCGCGAGCAGCGCGGCCGCTTCGGCCTCGGTCCGGAATCGATGAGTGCGACTCCCCACCGCGTTCTCGAAGTCCGCTCGGGGCCGACCGAACCTGTCCGGACTAGACCCGTGCGGCAGGTCGAGCACCTGTCGGCCGTACCGGTCGTTCACCGCCTGGAACCCGTAACGCATATCGTCGGGGAGGGGCGCGGAGTGCGGAAGGCGGCTGGGGCCGAGCAACGCCTTCGGGTCGGTGGACAGCGGCGCCAGTTCGCTGTTCACCCTCGACAGTTCGGCCTTCGACCGGCGCAGCCTATGGGTCAGCTGGTAGGCCGCGACCGGGTCGATACCGGGCTCGACCAATTCGTGTTCGAGACCCATCACCTCGATCGCCAACGCCAACTGACGGTGCGCCAGTGCATCGACATCGGCGATCTGCGCGGCCAACCGCGCGTATTCGACCGTGCCGGGTTCCAGTTCACTCAGCCGGGCCGACGCAGCGAGCCGATCGCCGTGCACGTCACCGGACTCACCCAGCCGGTCATGCCACTGTTGCGCCGGCGGCCCGCGCTCCGGGGGCGGCAGCCGGCCGATGGGACCGTCCGGGGCCACCCGTGCGGCATCGATCAGGCGGTTGCCCTCGACATACCGGATCAGCGGTTTCCCGTGGCGGTCGAAGACGATACCGGCTACTCGCGACACCCCGGCTCCGGTGCGTTCCTGTAACCAGGCGTCCCAGCCGTTCTCGCCGACGCGACCACTCCATTCGCGATCGACGCCGTTGACCCGCTCGCGCACCACGACCGTACTGCCGACCTTCTCGACCTGGAAGGCGTGCCAGCCCCGGGCGCCGAAGCTCATCGCACCCGCGACGGCGCCACCGTACTTGGCGACATGCGTGACGACCTGCCGCAGCGAGTCGAAGTTCTGCCAGTCGCCGCCGAGCGCCCGGGCGAGCTGGTGTTCGCGGACGCCGTACATATCGATCAGGACGCTGTCGGGCAACCCGGGCGCGTCCAGGGGCGACCCGGTTACGCGCAGGACGAACGCCCGCATGGCCCGCGCCACGGCGGGGGCGCAGTTCATCGGGCCGCGCGCCAACGCCTCCGGAAGGTCGGGGCGCTGGTAGCCGGCCAGGTCGAGGCCCATCGGGTTCGCGGCGGCGACATTGCCGACGACCGGGCCGGCGGCGATGAGCTGCTGGTCCAGGGTCCGGACCTGGGCGGTGGCATCGTGATAACGCTGGGCGGCGGCGGCGATGACGCGACGGTCGCGGTTGCGGTCGGTGGGGTCGACCACGCGATCCGGGGCCTTCTCATAGCGCCGCAGCTCGGCCGAGGTACGTTCCGCGGTCCGCAATTCGGCCAGGTCCACCGGGTACCGGGTGGCGACGAAGGCCAGACCGGACAGCGCGGAGGTCCATTCCAGCGTGGCGGTGGCGTGTGCCATCAACAGGGCGTACCGCTGGGGTGACTGTTGCGCCGCTTCCGGTATTTCGTCGAACCTGCCGAGGATGCGGTCGGCTTCCTGGAAACGCACTGTCGCCGCACGTAGCGCCCGGTACTCCGGGGTGTCGGCGAGCCGGTCCAGGGCTCGGCCGTGCCGCGCCGACCGGAGTTCGGCCGGATCCACCGCGGCGGCCTCGGCGAGCCGGGTCAGCTCCGCGAACGCCGCATTGCGCCCGACGACGACCGCCCTATAGCCGTCCCGTAGTTCGCCGAGTTGCACTACTCGATCGTTGGTTTCGTGGTAGAGCCGCGCTGCGGCCCGTAGTTCGGTCACCTCCTCGTCGACGGAGCCTGCAGCGGACCGGTAGCGTTCCACCTCCTGCCAGTATTGATACGACTGCAACGCATCCAGATCCACACCCAGCCGGCCCGCAACCGCGGCCAACTCCGCCGCGGCGCGGCCGTGCCGGACCAGCGCCGCCTGGCGGGTGCGCCACAACCACGCACCACCGGTCTCGATGCTCCCGTCCAGTGCCGCGAGCCGGGCTCCGATATCCCGGATGCGGACGCTGGCTTCGCTGTACCGCTGTGCGGCGTGGGTGAGCATTCGCACATCACGGGCCGGGTCGGCGGGGTCGACCACCCGGTCCGGTGCGGTCGCGTACCGGTCCAGCTCGGCGGCGGTCCGGTCCACTGAGCACAGTTCGCCCAGATCGACGGGGAACTGGCCGGACACATGTCGCAGCGCCGCCAGCGCCGCCGCCCATTCCACCATCTCGGTGGCGTGGGCGTACAACAGGTTGAACCGCTCCGGTTCCTGCCCGGATCGTGCTGCCGTCTCGGCCAGTTCGTCGATCCGGCGGGCGATGCCGTCGGCCTCGTGCCAGCGCGTAGTCGCCGCGCGCACGGCCCGGTGCTCCGGCGAATCGGCCAGCCCGTCCAATACCTGGTGGTATCGATCCGACCGCAACGGCGCCGGATCCAGCGACAGATCATCCGCCAGCCGGGTCAGTTCCTGTTCCGCGGTGTCGCATTCGGCGAGCACGTCGGCGTATGCCCGCCGCATCTCGTCGAAACGGTCGACCATCTCGCCGGTTTCGTGATAGCGGCGCACCACGTCGCGCAGCCGCGCGAGCTCCGGGCTGTCGTCGGGAACCGTCTGCGCGTAACGCTCGAGTTCGGCGGCGTGGTCGGCGGACCGCAGCGCGTCCGGATCGACCGGCAGACCGTCGGTGATCTCGACCAATTCGTCGTTGATCCCGTCGTGTCGCAGTACCGCCGACCGGTAGACCTGCCGCAGCCAATCGGCGCCGGGGGCGACATCGGGGTCCGCGGCCGGCTCGGTTTCGGGTACGTCCGAATCGGTGAGACCGATACGGCCCGCGGCCTCATGGAACTGACTCACCAGCACGCTCAACAGCCGCTGATCCCGCACCGAGATACCCGAATCCGGCTCGGCCACCCGGGCCAGTTCGGCCTCGGCCCGTCGCGCCGACGCCTCCAGCTCGGCCACGTTCACCGCTGGGAACTGCGCGGCGCCGTGCCGCAATTGCCGCAGCGCCGACATCCACCCCAGCGCGCCGGCCGCGCGGGACATGGCCTCGCCGAATGGTTCCGAAGACCCGTCGGGCGCCCCGGACTGCCGCGCCACCGCGGCCAACGGCGCGAACTCCCCCAGCGCCCGGTCGACAGTGCGGTAGCGCCGCACCGCCGCGCTCAGGGCTCGGTCGGCGCGGGTCGGATCCGCCGCGTCGACCTCCCGGTCCGGCGACGCCGCGAACTCGTCCAGCACCTGCTGATAGTCGTCCGACCGCAATCGCGCGAGGTCCAGCGAGAAATCCTCGGCCAGATTCCGCAACTCGGCCAGCGCCGCCGCCCGCTCGCCGAGAATCCCCGCGAAACCCCGCCGCATCGCGTCGAAACGATCGACCATGCCGTTGACTTCGTGAAACGCACGCACCGCTTCGGTCAGGTCGGCGAGGTCCGCCCGGCCCGATGCACCCAGCTGGGCGGCCAGCTGCCGCAGCACCGGCCGGAAGTCCGGCGACCGCAAGTCCGCGACAGCGACCGGCCGCGGCATCCGGCCCGCGACTTCCTCCAGCCGGGTCGCCGCCTCGTCTCGCCGCGCGACCATGGACTGATACACGGCCTGCAACCACGCGGCCGCGTCCCGGCGCGCCGCCGTGTCCGGGACCGTCCCGGCACCGTCCCCGGACTCCTCGTCCTCCTCCTGGTTACTGCCCGAGCCCGCCGCCAGCGACGGGGTCAGCAACTCACCGGTCGGACCGTAGGTGATGACGAAGGTTTTTCGGACATCCGGCGCGTTGTCCGGGTCGAACTCGAACGGCGGACCGATCCGCGGATCATCCACCATGATCCGGTCGCCTTCGTTGTACATCACATAGGCGTGCGCCCCGACATCGTTCGGACCGAACCGGCCGCGCTGGCGATCGACCACGAGCACGGTCGCGCCGTCGCCCAGATCACGCAGCTGCTGGGCCACCCTCGCGTGCGCCGACATCCGCCTACGGCCCCGCATCGGCATCAGGATCCCACCCGCATGACCCTGCAAGTCGCGCTGGTGCATACCATTCGACCCGACCTCACCCGGCACGGGCACAGTTACCAAGGGGTTACCCGTCCGCTCCGCAACGCGCGCCAACGAGAACCGCCCACATTGGTTGTCCACATCGGGAACGACGTTGTCCGAGTCCGGGTCCGAGTCCGGTTCCGGCTGTGGCCGGTTCGCCTCGTCGTCGCCGGAGGGCTGCCGGGTCGGGTCGTCGGGGTCTCGTGGCGCCGCCGGATCGGGCTGCGAGCCGGTGTCGTCCGGGGTCTGCGGCTGGGCCGGTTCGGTGACCCCGTCGTCGGCCCGGGTCTGTTGCGCCGCGCTGTCCGGTGCACCTTCGGCACGCGGTGCCGCACCGACGTTCTGCGGTGCCGCATCGGGCGCGGCCCCGGCGCGCGGAGCGGCCGTAGGCGTTTCCGGGGTGGCGGGTTCGCCGGCTGAGGGCGAGGTCGCGGCACCGGGATCCGCGTCGGCGTCCGTGGTGTTCCGGGTCCGCGCGGAGCTGCTGTCGCCCGTCCGCGCCGCGCTGCCGGAGCGGCTGCTCTCGCCCGATCGAGCGGCCCCGGCAACGCCCGCGGCCGGTGTGGTGGAGGTCGTGTTCGACGACGACGCCGGTGCCTGCGCTCCCGTCGCCGGAGATCCCGCGGTCGAAGACCCGGTCGGCGAGGTGCCAACTGCCGGAGACCCGGGGGCCGAAGCGCCGGTCGGCGCTGCCCCGGTGGCCGACGGAGAGTCGGCCCCCGGGCTGCTGTTCGCGTCGCCGATGACGGCGGACGCGGCGGGGTCACTGGGCGTCGCACCACCCGACGGCGCTGCGCCCGGTGCGGCCCCGCTCGGTGCGCCGCCCTCGGATGACGCACCGGCTGCCGCCACGGAACCGGCGCCGTCGGGCGCTGCGGCGTCGCCACGGGCTGCCGAACTCGCGGGTGAATCCCCCTCTGCGGTATCCGCGGCCGCTCCGGACTCCGGTCGTTTCCCCTCGGCCGTATCCTCACCCGTCGTCTCGCTCCGGGTAGCGCCCGATCCGGTATCGCCGGGCTGCGCCGCCGCGTCATCGTCGCCGGTCGCGGAGTTCTCGGCCCGCGCGCCTGCCGCCGCGGGCTCGGACGACGCCCCGCGCGCCGCACTCGACCCGCCGGAACCCGACGCCGCGGCAGCCGGCGACGCGGCAGTGTCATCGCCTGCCGGCGCAGTGTCATCGCCCACCGGCGCAGTGTCATCGCCCACCGGCGCGGTGCCATCGCCCACCGGCGCGGTGTCGTCCGAAGGATCGCCCGGCATCTGCCCGATCCGGGTGCCGACCCGCATACCCCGCGGGATAGGGCCACCGCCGTAATCCGAGTTCCCCCGCCACCCGTGGATGATGCTCGGGCCCATCCCGCCCAGCGCGCCGCCCACCCAGGCATACGGATCGAACTCCCAGCCGCCGCCGCTCAAACCGGTCGCCGCGTAGGCCGTGGCCTGACCACCCAGCCCCGCGCCCGCGCCCATCATCGACCCGCGCAACCCGCCCTGCCAGCCGCTCTCGGCCAGCGGCAACCGGTGCAACACTCGGTGCAGCAGATGCCCGGTCGCACCGCCGCCCGCGCCCGCCACCCCGGAAATCCAGGCGTTCTGCCCGATCTGGCCCCAGTCGAGCTTCTCCTGATAGTTGCCGTGGATCAGCGCCCATTGAACGGCCATCTCCTGTGAGGTGCCCTGGAACACCTCGACGAACGCTTCCTGCACCATTTCGTAGATGAACTTCGCGGTGATGCTCGCCGCCTCGGCCGACATCCCCGCACGCAGCAGAATCGACTCGATCGCGCTCGCGAGCCGGCCTCCCAGCATCCGGAAGAAGATATTGGCCTGGCCGATGGCAAATGCTTCCTCGAACGGCGCACCGGGCCCCAGCAGTGCCGCCTGCGCCAATTCCAATACCAGCCAGGCGAACCCGATGATTCCATTCAGTTTCTGCGAAACGATCTGTCCCGCGAAACTATGGGTGGATTCGGCGATGTTGTCGTAGAACTTGGGCAGACCCGCGGCGTCCTTGCGGAGCTGTTTCAGTGCCTTCAGGTTCTCCTCCGCGCCCACGCCCGCGGGATAGCCCTTTCGCGCCTGGTCGATCGCGTCATCGAGGTTGTCGAGCTCGGCGCGCGCACGTTTACCCAGATCGGTGAAAGCCCAGGACTGCTTTTTGACGACATCCTCGTTGATCCGCGGCCACGCGGCGCCCGCGACCCATTCCAAATGAGTCGCCCATCCGGGAATCTCTATCGCCACGGCGTCACCCGCCCGGAATACCCCTCAACCGAAGCGAAGCAGGGAGCGGCCCACCAGTAACCCGTCATAGGTCCCGGCGCTCGGTCGGGCGACGGGGACCACACGACGGAGCGGCGAGGCAGTCGGCGAACAGAGACAACCGCGGTCACCAGCTCTTGTCGGTGACTCCCGAGGTCGGACCCGGGCGGTCTTCGACGTCGGCGAACTCCATCTCCGGAGTTTCCGCCTCCAGCCGGTCAGGGGAATTCGGCGGTGTGGTGGGCACCGGCACCCGCGCCGGACGCAAACTCTCCAGGTCGGGCATCCCCTCGACCAGGTCCGAGAGTTTCGGCATCCGTTTCCGGTGTTCTGCCAGCGGTTCGGTGAGTTCCCGGCTTCGGCGAGCCACTTCGGCCGCCGCTTCGAGCGCGGCGCTGGTGACTGCTTCCGCGATCTCGCTGTAGCTCAGGTCGGAGACATTGTCGGCGAATAGGGTCTCGATCACCGCGCCATTCGCATTCACGGTCACCGTGACCCGCTGCTCCTGTACCGATGCCGTCGCGGTGAGCCGCGCCCGCTCCTGCTGGAGCCGGACGACCGTCTTCATCTGTTGCTGAAATTCTTCCAGTACAGACGCTAGCTCCGGTTCCGCATCCACGTCCTAAACCGCTTTCGAGATCTCGGCGCCCGACGCGTCATCGGTCCCCGACAGCAATTTCGCGGCCTGATACTGGCCTTCGGAATAGGAACCGGATGTGGTCGACACATTCTTCGTCGCCTGGATGACCCCGGCCACCCGGGTTTTCAAACCCTCGTCCCCGTCCATGAACTTACGGCCGAAATGATCGTCGCCGACAGCCGCCTTCAGGTCGGCAAGGACATCCCTGGCATCAGCAGCGATAGCGGCGAAATTGGCCTTGATGGCATCCAGGCTGTCACCGGCCTCTGTCAACAGCTTCGCGTGCTGCTCGATCATCGTCTACGCTGCTTCCCTCAGTTTTCACCAATGCCTGAGCAACATTCTGGCACACACCCTCCGATCCGACACACAGCCTCCAACCCTCCACAAGTGGGAAGCCGCCCCGCTGGCGCGGTCGAGGACCGGCAACATCCACATACCTCCTGCCCCGGATCCGGTGGCGATGCGTCACACTCCCGGGCACCTGTGCGACTTGCCTCCGATCCCGGTCGTCACCTGCCGGCGTGATCACCGGGCACTGCCATCTCGTCGCCGTCCGGCCCGCCCGACCGCGGATCGTCCAGAGCCCGCTCCGCTCCGGACGCCGCCCCGTCCGCACCGTCGCCGCCCGGCCTGGTGCGACGGTTCCCCGGCCGCCCGACGACACCCATCGGTTGTTCGAAATTCTTCCATTTCGGGGACAGTTGGTCGGCCAGCAGCGCGAACCGCGGATCGGTGGAGCCGTCCTCGAGGATCCAGGAGCGGATCTGCCGGAGGAGAGGATAGAGATCGCCGTCGCCACCGGAACGCGCGTAATGAGCCGTACCGAGAAGAATTGCGGTTCTCACCGCTTGGACCACCCACTCGTTCTGGAAACGGGCGTCCCGCACGATCGGTAGGTACCGGCGTGCCGCCCACTGGTCCTTATCCGTTTCGAACCCGTCGTCCGTAATGGCCCATACCGATCGACCGGGTCCTTGGCCGAGGCACTCCAGCACAATCAGGGCTTGATTCGACAACATGGTCAGCCGCATATCGCCGGCCGGGACGAATCCGACCGGGCCGCCCTGCCAGTCCGTGGCCGGCAGCTGGAACACAGACCCTGTCTTGGTCTGGGGGTTGGGATCATCGGGAGAAATACCCAGCATCGCGTACTCGCCGCTGAATTCCGTATTTCTGTACACGGCTCTGAGGATCTCCTCGGAGGTGCCGCGGAATCCGTTGTCCACCAAAGTAAAGGCGCTGCCGGGCTGCCCGATGGGTATTCCCATATCGTGCAGATATTTCGTGTACCTGCGCAATGATCCCGAAACGAATTTCAGCTGCTGCTCGCTCAGCTCACGGCGGAGCGAAGGCCCCAGCGGAAGGTGGGTCCCGGACTGCGCCTCGTAGTCCTGAGCTATCAGTTCGATGAGCTTACGGGACAACTTGAATTCTCGGCAGTTCCGGGCGAAGAAGACAGGATCGCGGCCGCGTACCGCTGCTGCCATGACATGCCCGTCCCGCGCCGCGAACCCCGCCATCCAGTCGAGGTTTTCGGCCGCACGGCGATGAAGACGCGGCAGCATCTCGTCGGCGACCCATGCGAAGAAAGGGCCGTAGAGAGAGCGGCCGACGTGGTAGGCATCGAGAACAAGTTGCCGCTCGGACGCATCGAGAACGAATGTGCGGCAAAGCTCGTCGATATCGTTGAAGGCGTCCTCGACAGGCACCTCCGGGAAGTCGGCGAGAAACTGTTCACGCGAATTCGGGGTACGGCGTACACCGTCGAACGGCAGTCCCGCGGCAGAACCGATCCCGTTATTCCCCGACGCGGACCGCTCGAGCAGGAGTAGACGTTGTTCCAGCACGTTGTACTCGTCCGCACGCTCGACCAGAGTTTCGAAGTCGAACCGCCCGGCGGCAGCGGCCAGGTGTCGGAGTGTGCCGAGTCCCGTCATTTCCGCGAGGTGCTCGAGATCGTCCAGCGGAGTGGTGGGATGGTCGAACGACACGTACATCGTCGACACTTTCGATCGGGACGCGCCGAGGAGTGCGCGCAACTCGTCACGAAGTTCGGTGGACGCACGGCGCCACGCGGGCTCCGCATCGGGTGTCGTCGCGTCGAAGGCGGCATCGTGGCGAATCGCGCGAGCGATCCAGCCCGGTACCTCCGTCGGCCGATAACCACGGGGCAGTGCGGTCTCCCAACCACGTATACGCAGCGAGGCCACCTCGTCCTGCACGAACTCCAACACGTTCCGGAGTCGGCGTGGAGTCAGCAGATCCGGGTCCAGCCTGAGCAGTTCGGCCAGTTCGGCGCGGCCGGTGGCCGCTTCGCGGCGCAGCCGCCACAACCGCGTCGAACCCGGACCCAGCAGTGCCGGGTCGATGGCTGTGGTGCCGATATCACCCGATTCCTCCGATACCCGAGTACTGAGCAGGACGGTGTCGCCCAGGAAAAGCGTCCGCAGGTTGATAGCGGGGCGCCCGCCCTGACCAGGAGCCGCGGCCGCCGGATCACCGGGCCGGACCAGCTTGCTCGGATACGGCTCGGCACGCCCGAATCGAGCGCTGTTCACCCGGTTGGTCTCGTCGTCGAGCAGCAAACGCGCCCGCCGCAGTTTCTCCTGAAGCGCTTCGATCTCCGCACTCGAAGCGGCGACGTGTGACGCGTCGGCCGGTAGGGCTGCGGGTGCGGCGCCGGGCGGCGGCTCCACGAGGCCCGCGCCCGCTTGTGTCGTCGCCGTGTTCTGCGGGTCCGATACCGCGGGCGCCAGCAACTGTTCCGGCCACGAAACGTCATCCGGGCCTACAGTGCGTTCGCGTACCGTGGCGCCGCTCCCGCCGGGACCCACCCGGCGCAATTCGACACGGGCCGTCGAGGTGTGCGGATCGAACGAGAGCAACCGCACTTCGTGTGGCTCGGCCAGCGCGCGGGCCAGCCCGTCGGCCACCGCCAGCCCTTGCCACAGGCGCCAGCTGTACAGCAGGTGCCGGCGTTCCGCCGCGGTGAGCTCTGTGCCCGGCGGTTTCGTGCTCAACGAATGCACGAGCAGTTTCACCCGCTGACGGTTCGCCGCGGTCGTAGCCTCCGGCGCCACGCTCACGGCGCATACCTGATCCGGATACGACCTGATCAGTGCCGCCTGCTCGACGGCACTGAGCCGTGCCCACCATGCCGCGCGGTGCCCGGTCGAGGGAAGATCGTCGCCGACCGCGGCCAGCTGGTCGATCGTCGCGCCCGGCCCCAGCTTCTCCAGCGCTCGCGTCACCAGTTCGTCGTCGGCCGCCCGCGGCAGCTCGATCCCGTC
This genomic window contains:
- a CDS encoding YbaB/EbfC family nucleoid-associated protein, with the protein product MDAEPELASVLEEFQQQMKTVVRLQQERARLTATASVQEQRVTVTVNANGAVIETLFADNVSDLSYSEIAEAVTSAALEAAAEVARRSRELTEPLAEHRKRMPKLSDLVEGMPDLESLRPARVPVPTTPPNSPDRLEAETPEMEFADVEDRPGPTSGVTDKSW